In Bacillus weihaiensis, the genomic stretch CAATGTACATCAGCATTGTGAATCCGAAGTGCCCGACCCCTACTAGAATGCTAGAGGGTGAAGATATAGTCTAGTCATTTATGAAAATAAATGTTCGCACGATGGCGAAAGAAATGATGAACCAAACTAAGAATTCTATTCTTAGCCAAGCTGCTCAAGCAATGCTTGCTCAAGCTAACCAACAACCACAAGGAGTTCTCCAACTTCTTCGTTAATTTTAGATTATTTGAAAGGGACTCTAGTTTTTACTAGGGTCTCTTTTATCATTTTCACATTGGAGGGAATTTGATTGGAATTGGAAGTGAAAATTAGTTACGAAGATAAGGGATATCAATTAGAAGTGTATCCTTTCAATGGGAACTTAATTAGTGCATCCCATTTTGAGTCAAAAGATAGTCTTGAAGACACTATTAAAGTTGTTGAAAGGTTATTAAATAAGATTAATATTACGGAGGAATACGTTCATTTTTCTAGTAACTGTAACGGTGAAAAAAGAAGAGTATTAAGTATTGAAGACATAAAAAACTTTGCAGAACAAGATTTTAGAGAGTACTTGTAATAACAGTAAAATCAAGCATATATCATAATATTGAACATACATGTCCATGATGTTCATCAAATGGGGCTTCTCTCTTCGGAGGGAAGTCTTTTTTCTATTTTGGAGGAGGAATCGTAATCATGACAAATCAATCTGCAAAACGTGTGAACATTGTTAGCCTAAAGCTGATGAAGGAATCAAGCATCCTTTACAAAAATCGAAGTGTACGAAGCCCGGAAGATGTTTATCAATTGTTGAAGCAGTTCTTAGGGGACGTGGATAGGGAATACTTTGTTGTTGTTTGTTTGGATACAAAAAACCAGCCAACAGCCATTAACATCTGTCACATTGGAAGCCTAAACGCAAGCATAGTACATCCAAGGGAGTGCTTCAAGCCTGCCATTTTGAGTAATGCTGCATCAATTCTTGTTGGTCATATATAGGCTATGAAGCCCATGATTTCTATCATGAAGAAATAGATGATTTGCTTATCCCAGCCGAACACTTTGAAAAGCTACCAAACCCATTACTTATTGAAGCAATATCTTATGTAGATGATAAAGGATATGAATGGATTGCTGGTTATTTACTGGAAGAGGAAACGAGAAGGAAGGTGTACGAGGTGTGGATAAAAAATGGGGAGCAAATTGCCTACGAGATTTATGTTGACTAAGCGAAATTCACGACATTTCTTACTGCAATCTAACGACAGAACTAAAAGGAATTAAATCATTTTTTGCAGAAACGATGAAGGGCAAAGAATTGGAATGACTTCCATATGAAAAAACTGCCGACATTATTATATAACTGTCGTGAGCGGATAGAAAGGAATTGGAAAATGGAAACAAAGAAAACATAAAAGGCTATTGGTGTATGAATGGCATACATCAATAGCCTTTTCTCATTTTTGGAGGTGAATCCTTCTTGGATATTGGTGAATTTAGTCAATGGCTCTTTACAGAGGGGTAAGCAGCCAAAACAATCGAGTCCTATGTGAACGACGTTAAAGGGTTCCAATCATATTTGAATGAGAAGTTGAATGATGTTCCAGTCCTATCCCGCTTCTCATTTGTTAGGTACAAGGAACATTTGATGAAGGAGGACTATGCCGTTTTTACCATTAACAAAAAGATTAATAGCTTAAAAGTTTACAACGATTTTCTAAGAACCAAAGGATTTCTAAGTGAATCATTCATTCAGTTGAAGCGAGATAGAATCAAAATCGCAGCTGGGAGTGAGGACAACGTGGATGCTCTTTCGGATGAACAGGTGGAACAATTGCTTTTCTATGTTGAAAATAGAAGCAAGGTTAGTACTCGTAACAAGCTGATTGTCTATTTGTTGCTCTTTGGGGGAGTAAGGGTCAGTGAACTGATAGAAATCCCCCTAAGAGTAAAATTTCTTCTCATTTGTTAAACAATTTCAATATGAAGCCGATAAAAGTAATAGACTAATAAATCATAGGAGTGTTCTAAATGAGTGTTGAAAACATTTCTTCACAGCCTGCACTTCAGAATGTAGAAACTATCAGAATAGGTTCAAAAGAACCTCTATCAACGTATGGAATAGAAGATATAAAAAAAGGATCGGACGAAAATCCGAATAAAGATCAGCTTGAAAAAGTAATTAAAAGCATTAATGACTTTTTAGAATCCTCAAGTACACATCTACAATTTAAGCTACATGAGGAACTAAACGAATATTATGTCACAGTTGTTGATAATCAAACGAATGAAGTTGTTCGAGAAATTCCATCCAAAAAAGTTCTCGATGTATATGCAGCAATGACAGAATTCATTGGACTTATTGTGGATAAAAAGATATAGGCGGTGATAACATGGCAATGCGAATTGGCGGCTTAGCAAGTGGTATGGATATTGATACGTTAGTTAGTGACTTAATGAAGGCAGAACGTATTCCTCTAGATAAACTTACACAGAAAAAACAAACGTTAGAATGGCAACGTGACGATTATCGAGCAATGAATACGGCATTAAAAGAACTTGATGATATGCTCTTTATTAATCAAGATAGTATTGGTAAACAAGCGACTTTTATGAAAAAGACAGTAACAAGTTCTGACGATTCTAAAGTTACAGCTAAAGCAATTAATGCACAAACAAACATCTCAGCAAAAATTGATGTTTTAAACTTAGCAAGTTCATCAACTTGGAAAACCTCTGGGGATATTAGTGGTTATATACCACAGAACATTGAATTAAAATTTAAAGTAAAAGATCCAGGAGCTACAGAATATCGATTTACATCTGTAAAACTAACAGCAACAGATACATTGGATCAGGTTGTAAGCAAAATTAACTCCTCTGGCATAGGTGTCACAGCGATGAAGGAAAAAATTAAAGATGCAGATGGTGATTATCAGGAGACGATTGTTTTTACGAACAACAAAACAGGTACTGGAGCAGAGATTTCCTTAGATGACCGAGATGATACTTCTGAAGCTACAACGCAAACATTTATGAGTAACCTTGGCTTCACCTTTAATGGGAAAGCGTTAAAAACTGATCAAGAGGGAATTGACGCAACTGTAAAAGTAAATGGGTATGAAATGCAAAAAAGCTCAAATACTTTTACGATTAATGGAATCCAATATACAGCTAAAGCTGTTACAACTAGCCCTGTATCAGTATCATCTTCTACAGATGTGGATAATATTTTAGATTCGATTGTTAAGTTTGTTACTAAATATAATGAAGTAATTGAAAAAGTAAATAGCAAAATATCTGAAACACGATATCGTGACTACCAACCTTTAACAGATGAAGAAAAAGAAGAAATGGAAGATAAAACAATTGAACTTTGGGAAGAAAAAGCTAAAAGTGGTTTGCTAAAGAATGATTCCATTCTTTCTA encodes the following:
- a CDS encoding flagellar hook-associated protein 2 codes for the protein MAMRIGGLASGMDIDTLVSDLMKAERIPLDKLTQKKQTLEWQRDDYRAMNTALKELDDMLFINQDSIGKQATFMKKTVTSSDDSKVTAKAINAQTNISAKIDVLNLASSSTWKTSGDISGYIPQNIELKFKVKDPGATEYRFTSVKLTATDTLDQVVSKINSSGIGVTAMKEKIKDADGDYQETIVFTNNKTGTGAEISLDDRDDTSEATTQTFMSNLGFTFNGKALKTDQEGIDATVKVNGYEMQKSSNTFTINGIQYTAKAVTTSPVSVSSSTDVDNILDSIVKFVTKYNEVIEKVNSKISETRYRDYQPLTDEEKEEMEDKTIELWEEKAKSGLLKNDSILSSGLNSMRMNFYIPVTNSSAIEGFKQIADLGITTTSNYLDKGKLTIDEDKLREKIQENPEAIYQLFNANGTSEETTGIAKRLRSTIKSTISNIEERAGNALKVNNQFTLGRNLNQIDDQIDRFNDRLTQIEDRYWRQFTAMEKAIQNSNNQMSYLMQQFSS
- the flaG gene encoding flagellar protein FlaG — translated: MSVENISSQPALQNVETIRIGSKEPLSTYGIEDIKKGSDENPNKDQLEKVIKSINDFLESSSTHLQFKLHEELNEYYVTVVDNQTNEVVREIPSKKVLDVYAAMTEFIGLIVDKKI